Genomic DNA from Pseudomonadota bacterium:
TAAAAAACCAAACAGCGGCACCATGCTCACCCCTTTGATGTGGGCGGCGAATATCGGCGAGTCTGAAATTATCAAATTACTCATTGATAAAGGGGCGAATATCTGGGAGGAGGATGCCCGTGGGCATACGGCTTTAAGACCTGCCCTTGAGAACGGCCACCGGGAAACCGTTAGACTGCTGTTGCTCAACGGCGCGGACCTGGATGGTAAAGATAATTACGGCTTCACCCATCTCATGTGGGCGAAGGAAATGAAAATACCCCAGGCGGTCACAATGCTCAATGAATTCGGGGCACGCGAGAATCCATTAGGCCATACGGTAATTGCCAGTGAGACAATTCAAAATGACTTCAATCTTGATCCGTTGACCGATTTTGACCGGAAAGAGTATTTTGCAATTATTGCACCGGAAGGCAGGAATGATTTGAATCAACTGAATGGCAATGAAGGTCAGGTAATCAGATTCATGGTCGGATCATACCTGATGTATCTGGGGTATACCCCGGTTGCCGGTGACCGGAAACCGGATTTTCTCGTGACGGTTGTCGGCCGGGTGGATGATGCGCCGGGCCTTAATTTGAATCCGTTTCTGGCCTCCGATGGTTTGGGGATGATGCCGGCAGGATTGCCTTTGAAGGATTATGTATACAAGCCCCAGGACAACCTGTTTAATCCGTCCGGAATCCCAGGCCGCATGGTTGATGGCGAAGAGGACATCCAGGACCGTCCCGGAAGGGAAAGCCGTAAAGACGGTGAAATAGTTACAGCCCTGACATCCCAGATGATTGTTTCCCTGTTTGAACCGGATTCCCAAAAGTTGCTCTACACCGGCCGGGCCAGTGTAAATGTGGGTTCAAGAAGTACGTCAATAGCCATCCAGAGGATCGTCAGCATTGCCCTGAAAGGGTTGCCCAAAAATGTATCCGGAACTCTCAGTTTCAATCAGAGAAAGCTCTGGCAGGGATGTTCCGGGCTGTATTGGATACCTTTTACCACCAACAGCAAAGATGTGTTTCCCCTGGCCGCAAGCGTCATGGTCGGCGGGCCGGCGCACGCAGCCGGGATAAGGCCTGATGACATCATCATCAGAATAAACGGTAAGAGCGTTGTCAATATTGCCCCGGCTGCGATCCTGCTCAATACCGAAGTCCGGCCGGGTGATACAATTGATATGCGGGTCTGGCGCGGCGGGGAGACCTTCAAAGATGTAACCGTTGTGCCCTGGACAACGGAAAAATGCCGGGAGCTCTCAAGAGAATAATCCAGGTTATTTTATTCCGTAGAGCCTGGAGGTGTTTTCAATTACCGCCTGGATTACTTTTTTCCTGGGATTTTTTGTCAGTTTGGAAATGGCTTCAAGTCCGATAAGCAGATTTGCCGGTTCGTTTCGTGTTTTTGGGTCCGGCCCCAGAACCGGGCTGTCTGATTCGAGAAGAAGCACGGAAAGGGGCAGGCGTTTGATGAGTTTCTGCTTCTGGGGTGATCTGTTCACCGAGGGCGGCATTGAGAAAAAGTATCCAGCCTCTATTGCCGGCAGAGCTGCAGAGTATTTGCCGTCAAAGGCATGCATCTGGACTCTTTTGGCATTTTTTTCAAGAAGAAGCTGCACCGCCTGCCTGCCAGCGGATCGAGAATGAACGTTTAACGGCAGATCGAGTTTGATCGCCAGATCAATGAATTTTCCGAAAATTTCTTTTTGAAGTTCTTTTTGCGAATCATCCTGAACAATCCAGAAATCAAGCCCGACTTCACCAATGGCAATGAACCGTTCCCGGTTATCTCTGATATAATTAATAATGCTTTCTGTCTGATCCAGGTCGAGATGTTCAGGGCAAAGGCCGCCTGCCACAAGGATCTGCGGGAATTTTTCGGCAAGCGTGAGGTTTTTTTTGATGTCATCAAGGGTTTCGCTCACGGCAATGATATGGGATATCCCGGCGTTTTCGGCTTGCCGGATAATCTGGTCCCGGTCCGCATCAAAGGACTGATCGCAGATATGGGCGTGAGTGTCAGTAAGGTTCATGGCATCGGTTTTTCTGTCGGGAGCAGAAAACCTGCGAAACCATCTATTTTACACAAAAAAAATCTCCTCATGAAAAATATCAATCAGCGCAGCCGCAGCTTTCTTTCTCGGCATAGCAGTCCTTGCAGAGCGGTTCGCCGGAACAGGCATCTGCAAGCTCACTCATGGGGAATATGCGGCCGCAAATTGCGCAGGCAAAGGAGGGTTCCGGCTTCTTGTCTTTATGCTTTTGATCTTCCATGGATAAACCCGCAGTAATTTCAGATTGCTGACCATATCATCATGATTCCCATGAGGGCAAGGAGAATGAGGATGGTCCTGATATAGGTTTTGGGAGAAATTTTGTCATAGAAAAAATGCCCGGCCCAGGTGCCGATCACCACTGCCGGCGCGGCGCTGAGAAAAAGCTTGAGAACGGTGATTGTCGTCAGGCCTGTGGATACCTGGACCGTAATAATGGCCAGGCTGGTGAGCAGAAAAAAACCGGAAAGAGTTGCCTTGATCGTATCTTTTGCCCAGCCGCTGAGTGTTGTGTAAATGATGGTCGGCGGTCCGCCGGCACTGAATGCCGAGCTGATCACCCCGGTTGCGAATCCCACCGGGTACGACCAGAATCGGTGCAG
This window encodes:
- a CDS encoding TatD family hydrolase; translation: MNLTDTHAHICDQSFDADRDQIIRQAENAGISHIIAVSETLDDIKKNLTLAEKFPQILVAGGLCPEHLDLDQTESIINYIRDNRERFIAIGEVGLDFWIVQDDSQKELQKEIFGKFIDLAIKLDLPLNVHSRSAGRQAVQLLLEKNAKRVQMHAFDGKYSAALPAIEAGYFFSMPPSVNRSPQKQKLIKRLPLSVLLLESDSPVLGPDPKTRNEPANLLIGLEAISKLTKNPRKKVIQAVIENTSRLYGIK
- a CDS encoding sulfite exporter TauE/SafE family protein, which gives rise to MTPYLLVPIIFLGAAFTQGISGFGSSLVAMPLLLLFLDVKTAVPLCVLCSLIITGHLTMRLKSHMEISKILPLFIGCVPGVFLGTIFLKNADQNIIKLLLGIMLVCYAGYGLFIKLPDLVLHRFWSYPVGFATGVISSAFSAGGPPTIIYTTLSGWAKDTIKATLSGFFLLTSLAIITVQVSTGLTTITVLKLFLSAAPAVVIGTWAGHFFYDKISPKTYIRTILILLALMGIMMIWSAI